From a region of the Rathayibacter sp. VKM Ac-2804 genome:
- a CDS encoding phage tail tape measure protein, with amino-acid sequence MPEGNEVVTGYMRLVPTLEGIQDEIAKQFGGAADVAAGEGDKAGGRFGGGMVKALAGAGIVTGVVGAFKGLYEIGSTFDEITDTIRVGTGAQGAELEGLAEVAKNVGTSIPTDFAAAGQTVSDLNQRLGLSGDTLETVSSQYLEAGRILGQAVDVQTTSAAFTAFGIEGEAVEGAMDSLFRTSQATGVGMNELASGVQTVAPALQTLGFGFDESVNLMGTLDKAGLNSTAILGSMSKGMINLAKDGEEPQAAFQRVTGEIQGFVDAGDTASALNLASEVFGTKGASQFVGALQDGVLNMDDLMAATGDTGDTILGVGEETMDFAERWQITMNKAMEAFEPIATAVFTALGDGLTAAMPLLNDLGTWVGENTESVGVIAGVIGVGLVAAFIAWTASIWASTIALLANPITWIVVGIIALIAAIVLLVLNWDTVVATITDIWGGFIGWITDGLNAFGAWWSEMWGGLGNWIVEIWTGFTTWVSEVFANFLLGLQVVGAMIAAWWNGLWTGIGDFLAGIWNWIVGAVTAYINLVLGVFTFVGGLIAAAWNGLWNGIVSFFTDSWNNIQGVLDIIGEAFGNVFGTIGDVIRGAFDGVVSYVKQMLNTIIQVINGMIEGINGVTSVVGDAIGISLSIPSIPMLAKGGTITGSGSVIVGERGPELLTLPRGATVDPDIGNARGDGPLAVVNVETSPGMSEETVGTIAANAINYELRGA; translated from the coding sequence ATGCCCGAAGGCAACGAGGTCGTCACTGGCTACATGCGCCTCGTGCCCACGCTCGAGGGCATCCAGGACGAGATCGCGAAGCAGTTCGGAGGCGCCGCCGACGTCGCCGCCGGCGAGGGCGACAAGGCCGGCGGCCGCTTCGGCGGCGGCATGGTCAAGGCCCTCGCCGGCGCCGGCATCGTCACCGGCGTCGTCGGCGCCTTCAAGGGCCTCTACGAGATCGGGTCGACCTTCGACGAGATCACCGACACGATCCGCGTCGGCACCGGCGCTCAGGGCGCCGAGCTCGAGGGCCTCGCCGAGGTCGCCAAGAACGTCGGCACCTCGATCCCCACCGACTTCGCCGCCGCCGGCCAGACCGTCTCCGACCTCAACCAGCGCCTCGGCCTCTCCGGCGACACCCTCGAGACCGTCTCCTCCCAGTACCTCGAGGCGGGCCGCATCCTCGGCCAGGCCGTCGACGTGCAGACCACCTCCGCCGCGTTCACCGCGTTCGGCATCGAGGGCGAGGCCGTCGAGGGCGCGATGGACAGCCTGTTCCGCACCTCGCAGGCCACCGGCGTCGGCATGAACGAGCTCGCGTCCGGCGTCCAGACCGTCGCCCCCGCGCTGCAGACCCTCGGCTTCGGCTTCGACGAGTCCGTCAACCTGATGGGCACGCTCGACAAGGCGGGCCTGAACTCGACCGCGATCCTCGGCTCGATGTCCAAGGGCATGATCAACCTCGCGAAGGACGGCGAGGAACCGCAGGCCGCGTTCCAGCGCGTCACCGGCGAGATCCAGGGCTTCGTCGACGCGGGCGACACCGCCTCCGCGCTGAACCTCGCGTCCGAGGTCTTCGGCACGAAGGGCGCCTCGCAGTTCGTCGGCGCGCTACAGGACGGCGTCCTCAACATGGACGACCTGATGGCCGCCACCGGCGACACCGGCGACACGATCCTCGGCGTCGGCGAAGAGACCATGGACTTCGCCGAGCGCTGGCAGATCACGATGAACAAGGCGATGGAGGCCTTCGAGCCGATCGCGACCGCGGTCTTCACGGCCCTCGGCGACGGCCTCACCGCCGCCATGCCCCTGCTCAACGACCTCGGCACCTGGGTCGGCGAGAACACCGAGTCCGTCGGCGTCATCGCCGGCGTCATCGGCGTCGGCCTCGTCGCCGCGTTCATCGCCTGGACCGCCTCCATCTGGGCGTCGACGATCGCGCTGCTCGCCAACCCGATCACCTGGATCGTCGTCGGCATCATCGCGCTCATCGCCGCGATCGTCCTCCTCGTCCTCAACTGGGACACCGTCGTCGCGACGATCACCGACATCTGGGGCGGCTTCATCGGCTGGATCACCGACGGCCTGAACGCCTTCGGCGCCTGGTGGTCGGAGATGTGGGGCGGGCTCGGAAACTGGATCGTCGAGATCTGGACCGGCTTCACCACCTGGGTCTCCGAGGTGTTCGCCAACTTCCTCCTCGGCCTGCAGGTCGTCGGCGCGATGATCGCCGCCTGGTGGAACGGACTGTGGACCGGGATCGGCGACTTCCTCGCCGGCATCTGGAACTGGATCGTCGGCGCCGTCACCGCCTACATCAACCTCGTCCTCGGCGTCTTTACCTTCGTCGGCGGCCTCATCGCCGCCGCCTGGAACGGCCTGTGGAACGGGATCGTCTCCTTCTTCACCGACTCCTGGAACAACATCCAGGGCGTGCTCGACATCATCGGCGAGGCCTTCGGCAACGTCTTCGGCACCATCGGCGACGTCATCCGCGGCGCCTTCGACGGGGTCGTCTCCTACGTGAAGCAGATGCTGAACACGATCATCCAGGTCATCAACGGGATGATCGAGGGCATCAACGGGGTCACCTCCGTCGTCGGCGACGCCATCGGGATCTCGCTCTCGATCCCCAGCATCCCGATGCTCGCGAAGGGCGGCACGATCACCGGCTCCGGCTCGGTCATCGTCGGAGAGCGCGGCCCCGAGCTGCTCACCCTCCCCCGCGGCGCGACCGTCGACCCCGACATCGGCAACGCGCGCGGCGACGGCCCCCTCGCCGTTGTCAACGTCGAGACCAGCCCCGGCATGTCCGAAGAGACCGTCGGCACGATCGCCGCGAATGCGATCAACTACGAGCTGCGAGGAGCGTGA
- a CDS encoding phage major capsid protein — MDPKEKMRVELKAARDIAAKAEAENRDLTHEEVAAASTHLKSYEAAKADFEKGQSSAEVKAALAAIGIDLGLEQTPERKNAPGDFIAPTRGKSIGQLFTESVEYDAMMKSFPDGRISSKARVQSQPLGLKALLTGTSSTSGGAFVTNDRQSDFELLGRRPLALRDLISVRQTTSDTVEYVRQTAQLNSADVVAEATSSAAPTAPGAAGPLVLAAGGGYKPEGSMAFEQVTETVKTIAEWVPATKRGLADAGQLRGLIDQELRDDLAETEEDEIVNGSGTGEHLRGILSTSGIQAQGYSSTVAGLDPLLETTLLAQTKVKTVGRSRPTGYLMNPTDWEKIQLARLAKNPQNEATAGAIPTLHGLPVVESEAVASGVALVGDFRKAVLWDREQASITATDSHADFFIRNLVAILGEERVAFGVLRPKAFVTIDLTA; from the coding sequence GTGGACCCCAAGGAGAAGATGCGGGTCGAGCTCAAGGCCGCCCGCGACATCGCGGCCAAGGCCGAGGCCGAGAACCGCGACCTGACCCACGAGGAGGTCGCCGCAGCGTCGACCCACCTCAAGTCCTACGAGGCGGCCAAGGCCGACTTCGAGAAGGGCCAGTCCAGCGCCGAGGTCAAGGCCGCGCTCGCTGCGATCGGCATCGACCTCGGACTCGAGCAGACCCCGGAGCGCAAGAACGCCCCCGGCGACTTCATCGCGCCCACCCGCGGCAAGTCGATCGGCCAGCTCTTCACGGAGTCCGTCGAGTACGACGCGATGATGAAGTCGTTCCCCGACGGCCGCATCAGCTCGAAGGCTCGCGTGCAGTCGCAGCCCCTCGGCCTCAAGGCGCTGCTCACCGGCACCTCGAGCACCTCCGGCGGCGCGTTCGTGACCAACGACCGCCAGAGCGACTTCGAGCTCCTCGGCCGCCGGCCGCTCGCGCTGCGCGACCTGATCTCGGTCCGGCAGACGACCTCCGACACCGTCGAGTACGTCCGCCAGACCGCGCAGCTCAACTCCGCGGACGTCGTCGCCGAGGCCACCAGCTCGGCCGCCCCGACGGCGCCCGGCGCCGCGGGACCGCTCGTGCTCGCCGCGGGCGGCGGCTACAAGCCCGAGGGCTCGATGGCCTTCGAGCAGGTGACCGAGACGGTCAAGACGATCGCCGAGTGGGTGCCCGCCACCAAGCGCGGCCTCGCCGACGCCGGGCAGCTGCGCGGCCTCATCGACCAGGAGCTCCGTGACGACCTCGCGGAGACCGAGGAAGACGAGATCGTCAACGGCTCCGGCACGGGCGAGCACCTGCGCGGGATCCTGAGCACCTCGGGCATCCAGGCGCAGGGCTACTCCTCGACCGTCGCGGGTCTTGACCCGCTGCTCGAGACGACCCTGCTCGCGCAGACCAAGGTCAAGACCGTGGGCCGCTCGCGGCCGACCGGGTACCTGATGAACCCGACGGACTGGGAGAAGATCCAGCTCGCCCGGCTCGCGAAGAACCCACAGAACGAGGCGACCGCCGGCGCGATCCCGACCCTGCACGGCCTGCCCGTCGTCGAGTCGGAGGCCGTCGCCTCCGGAGTCGCCCTCGTCGGCGACTTCCGCAAGGCGGTCCTCTGGGACCGCGAGCAGGCGTCGATCACCGCGACCGACTCCCACGCGGACTTCTTCATCCGCAACCTCGTCGCCATCCTCGGCGAGGAGCGCGTCGCGTTCGGTGTCCTGCGCCCCAAGGCGTTCGTCACCATCGACCTGACCGCGTAA
- a CDS encoding HK97 family phage prohead protease has product MLTKNSTVQVKAVGPDDELGEGVFEAIVSVFGNVDSYGDRVLKGAFADTLAEWEASGNPIPVYWSHRMDDPDYNIGHVLEAKETDEGLWVKAQLDLEGPKAMQVYRLLKGRRVAQFSFAYDVLDYAIVKSEDEPDSVWELRKLKLYEVGPTPIGANQETELLAVKAGGRSAARLAAEVKAGRVISAKNEGELRTAYDSIGRVLSALETEDEGKASGSHEVKDDEPATVKSDEPTGEPSALTRLQIELATCELATL; this is encoded by the coding sequence ATGCTCACCAAGAACAGCACCGTCCAGGTGAAGGCCGTCGGCCCCGACGACGAGCTCGGCGAGGGCGTCTTCGAGGCGATCGTCTCCGTCTTCGGGAACGTCGACAGCTACGGCGACCGCGTCCTCAAGGGCGCCTTCGCCGACACCCTCGCCGAGTGGGAGGCGTCGGGCAACCCGATCCCCGTCTACTGGTCGCACCGGATGGACGACCCCGACTACAACATCGGGCACGTCCTCGAGGCGAAGGAGACCGACGAGGGCCTGTGGGTGAAGGCCCAGCTCGACCTCGAGGGCCCGAAGGCGATGCAGGTGTACCGCCTGCTCAAGGGCCGCCGCGTCGCGCAGTTCTCCTTCGCGTACGACGTGCTCGACTACGCGATCGTCAAGAGCGAGGACGAGCCCGACTCCGTCTGGGAGCTGCGCAAGCTCAAGCTCTACGAGGTCGGGCCGACGCCGATCGGCGCGAACCAGGAGACCGAACTTCTCGCAGTCAAGGCCGGCGGCCGCTCCGCCGCACGCCTGGCTGCCGAGGTCAAGGCCGGCCGAGTCATCTCGGCCAAGAACGAGGGCGAGCTGCGCACCGCGTACGACTCGATCGGCCGCGTGCTGTCCGCCCTCGAAACCGAAGACGAAGGCAAGGCCAGCGGCAGTCACGAGGTGAAGGACGACGAACCGGCGACGGTGAAGTCCGACGAACCGACCGGCGAGCCGTCCGCTCTGACCCGTCTGCAGATCGAGCTCGCAACCTGCGAGCTCGCAACTCTCTAA
- a CDS encoding phage portal protein, which translates to MAFAVSSGSLVSLQKPTAQAPYALKISDDFTQDYAEIYKTQPAVRTVVDFLARNIAQLNIHAFRRISDTDRERLRDHPLAQLLGAPNSFTTPYRLKRDLVADRCIFDAAYWVKNQEAGQAALVRIPPPMIKPSGEDWLRPTSFAVEGDKGKTEIDARHVVYFRGYNPTNGRSGLSPIETLRRILAEEYAAGQMREQVLRNGARVSGYIERPADPQGKEWDPAARNRFRSAWRAQYNGGSATEAGGTPVLEDGMKFVAAAHSAVDLQYVESRKLTREEVAAAYFIPPPMVGILDHATFSNITEQHKMLYQDTLGPWLADIQQEIALQLLPEFPDTDRVYVEFNMEEKLRGSFEEQAAQLQSSVGAPYMTRNEARARANLPSVPGGDILLAPLNMLEVGATDPVAEEAAPGGELSSPRPTRKARPLEKARATSQQRVKARKVIGDFFAKQEQSIRSVLGAKADADWWNGDRWDTDLAAILFALSSSITEDVARKQLDALGADPDEYDVDRTLAYLQKVAKSNATSINAVTRIKLEDALAEAEEPLAEVGHVFDVAKGARSDELAQTITTSLAGFATVEAATQVSGGRGATKTWITTSSNPRSTHASMNGETVAIDAAFSNGANWPGDSSALDVDDVAGCMCDVVIDFE; encoded by the coding sequence ATGGCCTTCGCCGTCTCCTCCGGATCCCTGGTCTCGCTGCAGAAGCCGACCGCGCAGGCGCCCTACGCGCTCAAGATCTCGGACGACTTCACCCAGGACTACGCCGAGATCTACAAGACCCAGCCGGCGGTGCGCACGGTCGTCGACTTCCTCGCCCGCAACATCGCCCAGCTGAACATCCACGCCTTCCGCCGCATCTCCGACACGGACCGCGAGCGGCTGCGCGACCACCCCCTCGCGCAGCTGCTCGGCGCGCCGAACAGCTTCACGACCCCGTACCGCCTCAAGCGCGACCTCGTCGCCGACCGCTGCATCTTCGACGCCGCCTACTGGGTGAAGAACCAGGAGGCCGGCCAGGCCGCCCTCGTGCGCATCCCGCCGCCCATGATCAAGCCCTCGGGCGAGGACTGGCTCCGGCCGACGTCCTTCGCCGTCGAGGGCGACAAGGGCAAGACCGAGATCGACGCCCGGCACGTGGTCTACTTCCGCGGCTACAACCCGACCAACGGCCGCTCCGGCCTCTCGCCCATCGAGACCCTGCGCCGGATCCTCGCCGAGGAGTACGCCGCAGGCCAGATGCGCGAGCAGGTCCTCCGCAACGGCGCGCGCGTCTCCGGCTACATCGAGCGCCCCGCCGACCCGCAGGGCAAGGAGTGGGACCCCGCGGCCCGCAACCGATTCCGGTCGGCGTGGCGCGCCCAGTACAACGGTGGATCCGCGACCGAGGCCGGCGGGACGCCCGTCCTCGAGGACGGCATGAAGTTCGTCGCTGCGGCGCACTCCGCCGTCGACCTGCAGTACGTGGAGAGCCGCAAGCTCACCCGCGAGGAGGTCGCGGCCGCCTACTTCATCCCGCCGCCCATGGTCGGAATCCTCGACCACGCGACGTTCTCGAACATCACTGAGCAGCACAAGATGCTCTACCAGGACACCCTCGGCCCGTGGCTCGCGGACATCCAGCAGGAGATCGCGCTGCAGCTGCTGCCCGAATTCCCGGACACCGACCGCGTCTACGTCGAGTTCAACATGGAGGAGAAGCTCCGCGGCTCCTTCGAGGAGCAGGCCGCGCAGCTGCAGTCCTCCGTCGGCGCGCCCTACATGACCCGCAACGAGGCACGCGCCCGGGCGAACCTGCCCAGCGTCCCCGGCGGCGACATCCTCCTCGCCCCGCTGAACATGCTCGAGGTCGGCGCGACCGACCCGGTCGCGGAGGAGGCGGCGCCCGGCGGCGAGCTCTCGAGCCCACGGCCGACGCGGAAGGCGCGCCCGCTCGAGAAGGCGCGCGCGACGTCGCAGCAGCGCGTGAAGGCGCGCAAGGTCATCGGCGACTTCTTCGCCAAGCAGGAGCAGTCGATCCGATCGGTGCTCGGCGCGAAGGCCGACGCGGACTGGTGGAACGGCGACCGCTGGGACACCGACCTCGCGGCGATCCTCTTCGCGCTCTCGTCGTCGATCACCGAGGACGTCGCGCGCAAGCAGCTCGACGCGCTCGGCGCCGACCCCGACGAGTACGACGTCGACCGCACCCTCGCGTACCTGCAGAAGGTGGCGAAGTCGAACGCCACGAGCATCAACGCGGTCACCCGCATCAAGCTCGAGGACGCCCTCGCCGAGGCGGAGGAGCCGCTCGCCGAGGTCGGCCATGTCTTCGACGTCGCCAAGGGCGCCCGCTCCGACGAGCTCGCGCAGACGATCACGACGTCGCTCGCCGGCTTCGCGACCGTCGAGGCCGCCACGCAGGTCTCCGGCGGCCGCGGCGCGACGAAGACGTGGATCACCACGTCGAGCAACCCCCGGTCCACGCACGCCTCGATGAACGGCGAGACCGTCGCCATCGACGCGGCATTCAGCAACGGCGCCAACTGGCCCGGCGACTCCTCTGCGCTCGACGTCGACGACGTCGCCGGCTGCATGTGCGACGTCGTCATCGACTTCGAGTAG